The following proteins are encoded in a genomic region of Pikeienuella piscinae:
- a CDS encoding ComF family protein, with the protein MVEKLHIDASGYDRRYSSPARRRKAPGWLRRAAGFVVGLVYPVACPACRSSIAEEGGVCAACWRETAFIAPPACGGCGAPLAAGLGEDAVCDSCAHAPPAWSRGVAAVVYGGAGRKLALGLKHADRLEVASLAAGWMLGAQAGAGAALAASADLIAPAPLHWRRMVKRRYNQSGELAREVARGAGRGSALALDLLVRTRPTGSQDGKSRAERMENVAGAFALSRRWRGRVAGRRVLLIDDVLTTGATLSGCAEICRAAGAADVNALVFARVARDDWPA; encoded by the coding sequence ATGGTCGAAAAGCTTCATATCGACGCCTCCGGCTATGACCGGCGGTATAGCTCACCAGCCCGGCGGCGCAAGGCTCCCGGCTGGTTGCGCCGGGCGGCGGGTTTTGTGGTGGGGCTGGTTTATCCGGTCGCCTGCCCGGCTTGTCGCTCGTCGATCGCCGAGGAAGGCGGCGTCTGCGCCGCCTGCTGGCGAGAGACCGCGTTCATCGCGCCGCCCGCTTGCGGCGGATGCGGCGCGCCACTCGCCGCCGGGCTTGGCGAAGACGCCGTATGCGATTCGTGCGCCCATGCGCCGCCGGCGTGGTCTCGCGGGGTGGCGGCGGTGGTCTATGGCGGCGCGGGAAGAAAGCTCGCGCTTGGCCTCAAGCACGCCGACCGGCTCGAGGTTGCGTCGCTCGCCGCCGGCTGGATGCTCGGCGCGCAGGCGGGCGCAGGCGCGGCGCTTGCCGCTTCAGCCGATCTGATCGCGCCGGCGCCGCTGCATTGGCGCCGCATGGTGAAACGACGCTACAACCAATCGGGTGAGTTGGCGCGGGAAGTGGCGCGCGGCGCCGGCCGCGGGTCCGCGCTCGCGCTCGACCTTCTGGTCCGAACGCGCCCGACCGGAAGCCAGGATGGCAAGAGCCGGGCGGAGAGAATGGAGAATGTCGCGGGCGCCTTCGCGCTTTCGCGCCGCTGGCGCGGCAGGGTCGCCGGACGGCGGGTGCTTCTGATCGATGACGTTCTGACCACCGGCGCGACGCTTTCCGGCTGCGCTGAGATCTGCCGCGCCGCCGGCGCCGCAGACGTGAACGCGCTCGTCTTTGCGAGAGTTGCCCGAGATGACTGGCCCGCCTAG
- a CDS encoding methyltransferase domain-containing protein, which produces MKLFDHRARIMRAGRVKKLLTSEETADSRFLIERAAASLAERLDDIARDFPRVLIHGAGLGAFAAALGGRAGGARLVQTESAAALAALASARAPGAETRIAPEESPGEARRGFDLAISGMTLHRANDPVGVLSQLRLALKPDGLLLAALFGGRTLAELRAALAEAEAEVEGGISPRVSPMGEIRDLGALMQRAGFAMPVADVDRIDIAYETPFHLMRDLRAMGEANPLYARRRVFSRRATMRRAAEIYAAHYGRADGRVSATFEIVHLAGWAPAENQPKPLRPGSARSRLAEALGAEERSAGEKAPGGAPSGE; this is translated from the coding sequence ATGAAGCTTTTCGACCATCGCGCGCGCATCATGCGCGCCGGCAGGGTTAAGAAACTCCTAACATCGGAAGAAACAGCCGATTCCAGGTTTCTGATCGAACGCGCGGCGGCCAGCCTCGCCGAGCGGCTCGACGATATCGCGCGCGACTTTCCCCGGGTCCTGATTCACGGCGCCGGCCTCGGCGCTTTCGCTGCGGCGCTAGGCGGCCGCGCAGGGGGCGCGCGGCTGGTGCAGACGGAAAGCGCCGCGGCGTTGGCCGCGCTTGCATCCGCGCGCGCCCCCGGCGCTGAGACGCGCATCGCGCCGGAAGAAAGCCCCGGTGAAGCAAGAAGAGGGTTCGATCTCGCGATCAGCGGCATGACGCTTCACCGCGCGAACGATCCGGTTGGCGTTCTGTCGCAACTCCGGCTCGCGTTGAAGCCGGACGGGCTGCTCCTCGCCGCACTTTTCGGCGGGCGCACGCTGGCGGAACTGCGCGCCGCTCTCGCCGAGGCGGAGGCCGAGGTCGAGGGCGGCATCTCGCCCCGCGTCTCGCCGATGGGGGAGATACGCGACCTAGGCGCGCTTATGCAGCGCGCCGGATTTGCGATGCCGGTCGCCGATGTCGACCGGATCGACATCGCTTACGAAACGCCGTTCCACCTGATGCGCGACCTGCGCGCGATGGGCGAGGCGAACCCCCTTTACGCCCGTCGGCGCGTCTTCAGCCGCCGCGCCACGATGCGCCGCGCGGCGGAGATCTACGCGGCGCATTACGGACGCGCCGACGGGCGGGTGAGCGCGACGTTCGAGATCGTTCATCTCGCCGGATGGGCGCCGGCGGAAAACCAGCCGAAACCACTCCGGCCGGGCTCCGCCAGATCGCGCCTTGCAGAAGCGCTGGGCGCCGAAGAGCGTTCGGCCGGGGAAAAGGCGCCCGGCGGAGCGCCCTCGGGCGAATGA
- the hemH gene encoding ferrochelatase yields MHDETGPARPRNAPDDHPALPARKTGVLLVNLGTPNATDYWSMRRYLREFLSDTRVIEAPKWLWRPILHLFILTTRPQKSGAAYDAIWNRENDESPLRTVTRAQTEKVAARLKATHGDQIVVDYCMRYGDPSTGSKIQELSDLGCDRIVFFPLYPQYSATTTATANDQAFRQLMKMRWQPAFRTVANYCRHPLYAEALAQSVKRAYEAMDRRPDALVASYHGLPKEYLERGDPYHCHCHLTTRLLRERLGWPEGEVTTCFQSRFGPKEWLQPYAVDHVAALARAGKRHIAVLAPAFSADCVETLEEINAEIREAFEAAGGERFDYIPCLNDDATHIDMMEAILNVELTGWI; encoded by the coding sequence ATGCACGACGAAACCGGACCGGCGCGCCCCCGGAACGCGCCGGATGATCACCCGGCCCTGCCGGCGCGAAAGACCGGGGTCCTCCTGGTCAATCTCGGCACGCCGAACGCAACCGATTACTGGAGCATGCGGCGCTATCTGCGGGAGTTTCTTTCCGATACGCGCGTGATCGAGGCGCCGAAATGGCTCTGGCGACCAATCCTGCATCTCTTCATTCTGACGACGCGGCCGCAGAAATCGGGCGCCGCGTACGACGCTATCTGGAACCGGGAGAATGACGAAAGTCCGTTGCGCACCGTCACCCGCGCACAGACCGAGAAGGTCGCGGCGCGGCTCAAGGCGACGCATGGAGACCAGATCGTCGTAGATTACTGCATGCGCTACGGCGATCCTTCCACCGGATCGAAAATCCAGGAACTGAGCGATCTCGGCTGCGACCGGATCGTCTTTTTCCCGCTCTACCCGCAGTATTCGGCGACAACGACGGCGACCGCGAACGATCAGGCGTTCCGCCAGTTGATGAAAATGCGCTGGCAGCCCGCCTTTCGCACAGTCGCCAACTACTGCCGCCATCCGCTCTACGCCGAGGCTCTGGCGCAATCCGTGAAGCGCGCCTACGAAGCGATGGATCGGCGCCCGGACGCGCTGGTCGCCTCCTATCACGGCTTGCCGAAAGAATATCTGGAGCGAGGCGACCCCTATCACTGCCATTGCCATCTGACGACACGGCTTCTGCGGGAAAGACTCGGCTGGCCGGAGGGGGAGGTCACGACCTGCTTTCAGTCGCGTTTCGGCCCGAAAGAATGGCTGCAGCCCTACGCCGTGGACCACGTCGCCGCGCTCGCAAGAGCCGGCAAGCGCCATATAGCGGTGCTCGCGCCCGCATTCTCCGCCGATTGCGTCGAGACGCTGGAGGAGATCAATGCCGAAATCAGGGAGGCGTTCGAAGCCGCCGGCGGCGAACGCTTCGACTATATCCCCTGCCTAAACGACGATGCGACGCATATCGACATGATGGAGGCGATCCTGAACGTCGAACTGACCGGCTGGATATGA
- a CDS encoding putative Ig domain-containing protein — MTLPLDLSVYFSGTALNYSATGLPEGLVIDPKTGIVSGALSMAAISTVTVTVSNQAGEAVGTFNWTVEEAATVELPVNASPPGIAGVAEIGATLTAMTGSWSGAPDFAFQWLRDGLEIDGATSQAYSPVAADDGAGVRVRITATNEAGSVVAESAVTTVRRKPPSSLGALVDRTFDVNTGAQVIDASGDFRDAEGGAWSVEGAGATVDDAGVVTISTSEPIARALVTVSYTNSGGVSSSSFEVTVAAVATSVTIDSASARFPDKNVNYTDDGEIGAYVVPMIAPNFANRAFLGDGCMMVSVSVPWRSITPSAAPFSRESLGIAGCGVGLSRTCGFWALPSVNENTAANAIGFYWTPNGVGSVKTIEVGNAENLLLVMRRDGADFFSEVYEDGALIGRATEADVKADFIRYPMLLGAVGTPTPLSGGTKGHFNGEIRHFGYIDASVSEADCIAMSKGVAPETQLSGWRYLVDLGGATPLTPLADPDGYSALTVTGSGIAKGGDVLPAYASGDWFRMNPINAGQVWSVAPGGSTSTITLSGKASGVTGTVEARYFDKDGTLRKDWTVLTGSTIASGAWTGTMTAPLGSGWGHVEARPTSAPTMIQRSRRECGVGYDIFFLGQSQVERVFDMRDRDLRAPVDVAVSAVVQAGPTGQQTVGQLVLGPGTRVGDGVAGAAEYISAVADAPVRLITVAKRGSSLAQLMDDSEIFRSWSDAAQVADVSKAVSGVMVMNWGTSFLGHLSIGDAFLDPLLTGAAPVGESYDVDHWLYDGTFPATMGFAISPVTPHIKATTGPLDAQPGTTSDQSFQMQRINEQYETYAAANSILLGPPTSDVVIEAVGGPHENPDTPYGHERLAIRMAEAAFRAFGVSTITDPTLGAAVRSGATITIPATLPNGGTLQTAWSIVGDTPPSGWPTVQGFEVSEDGGATWSNGNSATGTAPVEFTAEISGSSVVLTRSTGAWAAGTLWRYAWQAPLDYGTSMQDDVLQHGLLYEGDGDGLGPIPQLAAEGGIGTPVRQAKGTAV, encoded by the coding sequence ATGACCCTCCCGCTCGATCTCTCGGTCTATTTCTCCGGCACGGCGCTGAATTACAGCGCGACGGGTCTGCCCGAAGGGCTGGTCATCGACCCTAAAACCGGAATCGTCTCGGGTGCGCTCTCGATGGCCGCGATCAGCACGGTTACTGTCACCGTCTCCAACCAGGCCGGGGAAGCGGTCGGCACGTTCAACTGGACGGTGGAGGAGGCCGCGACGGTCGAACTCCCCGTCAACGCGTCGCCGCCGGGGATCGCAGGCGTCGCGGAGATTGGCGCGACGCTGACCGCGATGACCGGAAGCTGGAGCGGCGCGCCTGACTTCGCGTTCCAGTGGCTTCGCGACGGTCTGGAGATCGACGGAGCGACGTCTCAGGCCTATTCACCGGTCGCCGCCGATGACGGCGCGGGCGTGCGGGTCCGGATCACCGCCACGAACGAGGCGGGAAGCGTCGTCGCCGAGAGCGCCGTGACGACCGTTCGGCGAAAACCGCCGTCGAGTCTGGGCGCGCTTGTGGACCGAACCTTCGATGTGAATACCGGCGCTCAAGTGATCGACGCGTCCGGCGACTTCAGGGACGCGGAGGGCGGGGCCTGGTCGGTCGAGGGCGCGGGAGCGACCGTTGACGACGCCGGCGTCGTGACAATTTCAACGAGCGAGCCCATCGCGCGTGCGCTCGTGACGGTCAGCTACACGAACTCCGGCGGCGTCTCCTCCTCCTCGTTCGAGGTCACGGTCGCCGCCGTAGCCACCTCCGTCACCATCGACAGCGCCTCGGCGCGTTTCCCTGACAAGAACGTCAATTACACTGACGACGGCGAGATAGGGGCCTACGTGGTTCCCATGATTGCGCCGAATTTCGCCAACCGCGCCTTTCTCGGCGACGGCTGCATGATGGTCTCGGTTTCCGTGCCGTGGCGGTCGATCACGCCGAGTGCGGCTCCCTTTTCGCGCGAGAGTCTGGGTATCGCCGGTTGCGGCGTCGGGTTGTCACGCACTTGCGGGTTCTGGGCGCTTCCGAGCGTGAACGAGAACACCGCCGCCAACGCGATCGGGTTCTACTGGACGCCGAACGGGGTCGGCTCGGTCAAGACGATCGAGGTCGGGAACGCGGAAAATCTCCTGCTCGTCATGCGCCGCGACGGAGCGGATTTCTTCTCCGAGGTCTATGAGGACGGCGCGCTGATCGGACGCGCGACCGAGGCCGACGTGAAGGCCGACTTCATCCGCTATCCGATGCTGCTCGGCGCGGTCGGCACGCCGACGCCCCTGTCCGGCGGGACCAAGGGGCACTTTAACGGCGAGATCAGGCATTTCGGCTATATCGACGCGAGCGTCTCCGAGGCCGACTGCATCGCCATGTCCAAAGGCGTCGCGCCGGAGACACAGCTTTCCGGCTGGCGCTATCTGGTCGATCTCGGCGGGGCGACGCCCCTGACGCCGCTGGCCGACCCGGACGGCTATAGCGCGTTGACCGTGACCGGCTCCGGCATCGCCAAGGGCGGCGACGTTCTCCCGGCCTACGCCTCGGGCGACTGGTTCCGCATGAACCCCATCAACGCTGGCCAGGTGTGGTCGGTCGCGCCCGGCGGGTCCACGTCCACGATCACGCTCTCCGGCAAGGCCAGCGGCGTGACGGGGACCGTCGAGGCGCGGTATTTCGACAAGGACGGCACGCTCCGCAAGGACTGGACGGTCCTCACCGGCTCGACCATCGCGTCCGGCGCGTGGACAGGGACGATGACCGCGCCGCTCGGCTCCGGCTGGGGCCATGTCGAGGCGCGCCCCACGAGCGCGCCGACGATGATTCAGCGAAGCCGCAGGGAGTGCGGCGTCGGCTACGACATCTTCTTTCTTGGCCAGAGCCAGGTCGAGCGCGTTTTCGACATGCGCGACAGAGACCTTCGCGCGCCGGTCGATGTCGCCGTCTCGGCCGTGGTGCAGGCCGGCCCGACCGGGCAGCAGACCGTCGGCCAATTGGTGCTCGGGCCGGGAACGCGGGTCGGCGACGGCGTGGCGGGCGCGGCGGAATACATCTCGGCCGTCGCGGACGCGCCGGTCAGGCTCATCACGGTCGCGAAGCGGGGCTCGTCTCTCGCGCAGCTGATGGACGACAGCGAGATTTTCCGCTCGTGGTCCGATGCGGCGCAGGTTGCGGACGTGTCGAAAGCCGTTTCCGGCGTCATGGTGATGAACTGGGGCACTTCGTTCCTGGGCCACCTCTCCATAGGAGACGCGTTCCTCGATCCTCTTCTGACCGGGGCCGCCCCGGTTGGAGAGAGCTACGACGTCGATCACTGGCTCTATGACGGGACGTTCCCGGCCACGATGGGCTTCGCGATCTCCCCGGTCACGCCGCACATCAAGGCGACGACCGGGCCTCTCGACGCGCAGCCGGGGACGACGAGCGATCAGAGCTTCCAGATGCAGCGCATCAACGAGCAATATGAGACCTACGCCGCCGCCAACTCGATCCTGCTCGGCCCGCCGACCAGCGATGTGGTCATCGAGGCCGTGGGCGGCCCGCATGAGAACCCCGACACTCCCTACGGCCATGAGCGGCTGGCGATCCGCATGGCGGAGGCGGCGTTCCGCGCCTTCGGCGTCTCGACCATCACCGACCCGACGCTCGGCGCCGCGGTGCGCTCCGGCGCGACGATCACCATTCCCGCGACGCTGCCGAATGGTGGGACGCTTCAGACTGCATGGAGCATCGTCGGAGATACGCCGCCCTCGGGCTGGCCGACGGTGCAGGGCTTCGAGGTCTCCGAGGATGGCGGCGCGACGTGGAGCAACGGCAACAGTGCGACCGGAACCGCTCCGGTCGAATTCACGGCCGAGATCAGCGGCTCCAGCGTCGTGCTGACCCGTTCGACCGGCGCCTGGGCTGCCGGGACGCTCTGGCGCTACGCGTGGCAAGCCCCGCTCGACTATGGGACCTCGATGCAGGACGATGTCCTTCAACATGGTCTTCTCTACGAGGGCGACGGCGACGGGCTGGGCCCGATTCCACAGCTCGCCGCGGAAGGCGGGATCGGAACGCCGGTGCGCCAGGCCAAAGGGACGGCGGTATAG
- a CDS encoding spike base protein, RCAP_Rcc01079 family: MNNPFSLRAASIHGPGIDYAPVTPSDTQSFADVAIALYAETGGAISFVSQKGENRIVTVPDFGWVLCGVRAVRATGTTAGAIHAVVVT; encoded by the coding sequence ATGAACAATCCCTTTTCGTTGCGCGCGGCGTCGATCCATGGACCGGGAATCGACTATGCGCCGGTCACGCCGTCGGACACGCAGTCCTTCGCAGATGTCGCGATCGCGCTCTATGCGGAGACGGGGGGCGCAATCAGCTTTGTCAGTCAGAAGGGCGAGAACCGCATCGTCACCGTGCCTGATTTCGGTTGGGTGCTCTGCGGCGTCAGAGCGGTGCGCGCGACAGGAACGACTGCGGGCGCGATCCACGCCGTCGTCGTGACCTGA
- a CDS encoding undecaprenyl-phosphate glucose phosphotransferase has translation MSEMQVSDRDIAPLRPREHRYPISIVPGALAAIDLLLILFVALQTCNYFVILNDDLRGQYIFAAAFVGFVTLLLFQRAGLYDLDAIMRPLRFSDAIIAGIATSFLFLLTIVFSLNVAGAYNLDWLMAFAVLSAATIIGARFLICAVLLRLARSGRIGRSLVVLGGGEQARRFLTRINDVKPYFTSVIAVYADETEGHVDELAGYRIVGGSDRLLSDVRAGLIDDIVIALPWNEDLKLVAIVEQLKEMPVNVHISSDLVGFRLRFRPVLGSLSNLSMFEVERKPIAGWSSLLKSVEDYVFAGAALLALSPLLLLVAIAIKIDDPDGPVFFMQKRLGFNNQVFEIYKFRSMYQNAGEEETVRQATKGDPRVTRVGRFIRATSIDELPQLLNVLNGSMSLVGPRPHALSHNEEYGRQIRGYFTRHKVKPGITGWAQVNGLRGETEALELMEARIRHDIYYAENWSLLFDLRILATTVFVILFQKSAY, from the coding sequence ATGTCCGAAATGCAGGTGAGCGATCGGGACATTGCGCCGCTCAGGCCGCGCGAGCATCGCTATCCAATTTCCATCGTGCCCGGCGCCCTGGCGGCGATCGACCTTCTCCTGATTCTGTTCGTCGCGCTGCAGACCTGCAACTATTTCGTGATCCTGAACGACGATCTGCGCGGCCAATACATCTTTGCCGCGGCCTTCGTCGGTTTCGTGACGTTGCTGCTTTTCCAGCGGGCGGGACTCTACGATCTCGACGCGATCATGCGGCCGCTGCGCTTTTCCGACGCGATCATCGCCGGAATCGCGACATCGTTCCTCTTTCTCCTGACCATCGTTTTCTCGCTCAATGTCGCCGGGGCCTACAATCTCGACTGGCTGATGGCGTTCGCGGTGCTCAGCGCCGCGACGATCATCGGGGCGCGGTTCCTGATTTGCGCGGTTTTGCTTCGGCTCGCCAGGTCGGGTCGTATCGGCCGCAGCCTCGTCGTTCTCGGCGGGGGCGAGCAGGCGCGCCGGTTTCTGACCAGGATCAATGACGTCAAGCCGTATTTCACCAGCGTTATCGCTGTATATGCGGATGAGACCGAAGGGCATGTGGACGAACTTGCCGGGTACAGGATCGTCGGCGGGTCCGACCGTCTGCTGAGCGACGTACGTGCTGGTCTGATCGATGATATCGTGATCGCGCTGCCGTGGAACGAGGACCTGAAGCTCGTGGCGATCGTCGAGCAACTGAAGGAAATGCCGGTCAACGTCCACATTTCCAGTGATCTGGTCGGTTTCAGACTGCGGTTCAGACCGGTTCTCGGCTCGCTTTCGAATCTCTCGATGTTCGAAGTCGAACGCAAGCCCATCGCCGGCTGGAGTTCGCTCCTGAAGAGCGTCGAGGATTACGTGTTCGCCGGCGCCGCGCTGCTTGCGCTCAGCCCGCTGCTGTTGCTGGTCGCCATCGCCATCAAGATCGACGACCCGGATGGGCCAGTGTTCTTTATGCAAAAGCGTCTGGGCTTCAACAACCAGGTTTTCGAGATCTACAAGTTCCGCTCTATGTACCAGAACGCAGGAGAGGAAGAAACGGTTCGTCAGGCGACGAAGGGCGACCCGCGGGTGACGAGAGTGGGCAGATTCATCCGCGCGACCTCCATAGATGAGCTGCCGCAATTGCTGAACGTTCTGAATGGCTCGATGTCTCTTGTCGGCCCGCGCCCGCACGCGCTCAGCCATAACGAGGAATATGGCCGGCAGATTCGCGGCTACTTCACCCGTCATAAGGTGAAGCCGGGCATCACCGGTTGGGCGCAGGTCAACGGCCTTCGCGGCGAGACCGAGGCGCTGGAATTGATGGAGGCGCGGATCCGGCACGATATATATTACGCCGAGAACTGGTCGCTGCTTTTCGACCTGCGGATTCTCGCCACGACCGTCTTCGTCATTCTGTTCCAGAAAAGCGCCTATTGA
- a CDS encoding outer membrane beta-barrel protein — MNSGRLQRRGRLLLGAFGVSAALGAPAAADGWSVAGSLSQSFEGDTNLTLDPNDDDGAFGSTTSLGLRFSSETSRTSFVISPGVTARLFTESSSSDNPTSISPRLSSRIDHRVGAFDIGGGFIFDVRPTAFSELNDLELGAPDLEVIDQDATQISFRADAAIGYQIDSGNRFNIGPNFSIIRYTDDSDALSPSTTFGVSGGYSHQLNSRLALTAGLGARYVDTDGTPSSKDVLVDTNVGVRGQISDRFTLDGAIGLSFQNSRDSASGSDNGIGFTTDVDAAYAIRDDLSLSLVASRGIEPSASGGLETRTFVGASVSHLINTRESVDFNFGYSSQDDFAGFTGDTDDSQFQTGFGYSLSVTPEIAARIGYAFRWVPSGRDEAMSHKLTLSFSGDRVFQP; from the coding sequence ATGAATTCCGGCAGATTGCAGCGACGGGGACGCCTCCTGCTGGGCGCATTCGGCGTTTCCGCGGCGCTGGGAGCGCCGGCGGCGGCGGATGGCTGGTCTGTCGCCGGTTCGCTGAGCCAGTCGTTCGAGGGGGACACCAACCTGACGCTCGACCCGAATGATGACGATGGCGCTTTCGGCTCGACAACGTCGCTCGGTCTCAGGTTCAGCTCGGAGACGTCGCGCACCAGTTTCGTGATCAGCCCCGGCGTCACCGCCCGCCTGTTCACCGAATCGTCGTCCAGCGACAATCCGACCTCGATCAGCCCCCGGCTCTCTTCGCGGATCGACCATCGCGTCGGCGCGTTCGATATCGGGGGCGGGTTCATCTTCGATGTGCGGCCGACGGCGTTCAGCGAATTGAACGATCTCGAGCTCGGCGCGCCGGACTTGGAGGTGATCGATCAGGATGCGACCCAGATTTCGTTCCGCGCGGACGCCGCGATCGGCTACCAGATAGACTCTGGGAACCGATTCAATATCGGCCCCAATTTCAGCATCATTCGATACACGGACGATAGCGACGCGCTTTCGCCGAGCACGACCTTCGGTGTGAGCGGCGGCTATTCGCACCAGTTGAACAGCAGGCTGGCGCTGACAGCCGGACTTGGCGCGCGTTATGTGGACACCGACGGCACGCCGAGCTCCAAGGACGTTCTTGTCGATACAAACGTGGGTGTTCGCGGACAGATCAGCGACCGTTTTACACTGGACGGCGCTATCGGCCTGTCATTCCAGAACAGCAGGGACAGCGCCAGCGGCTCGGATAACGGCATTGGCTTCACGACAGATGTGGACGCCGCCTACGCCATCAGAGACGATCTCAGCCTCTCTCTCGTGGCGAGTAGGGGGATCGAGCCAAGCGCGTCAGGGGGGCTAGAGACCCGCACTTTCGTCGGCGCCTCGGTCAGCCATCTGATCAACACGCGTGAGAGCGTCGATTTCAATTTCGGATATTCCTCGCAGGACGATTTCGCGGGGTTCACCGGCGACACCGACGACAGCCAGTTCCAGACGGGTTTCGGTTATTCGCTGTCGGTGACGCCCGAGATTGCGGCGCGGATCGGCTATGCGTTCCGCTGGGTTCCAAGCGGGCGGGACGAGGCGATGTCGCACAAGCTCACGCTGTCATTCTCGGGGGATAGGGTTTTCCAGCCCTGA
- a CDS encoding polysaccharide biosynthesis/export family protein produces MSRFVQMRQFFIVFVAAVLSFTSFGGGGASAQEAETEVDVYRFSPGDSVEVTVLEDPSLNRQVLILPDGRISLPIAGTVMAMGSTPDQLAAKIRGRLSSVFVTPPTVTVSAIGLAQSAIEEENPEVIYVLGEVRSPGAFAFKKPMNVAQTLALAGGPGPFAARSRIQIHRMVDGVETVEIFDYESLEDGDSAVIGPVLADGDIIVVPERSLFD; encoded by the coding sequence ATGTCGCGATTCGTCCAGATGCGCCAATTTTTCATCGTTTTCGTCGCCGCAGTCCTGTCGTTCACGTCGTTTGGCGGCGGCGGCGCGAGCGCGCAGGAGGCTGAGACTGAGGTCGATGTCTACCGGTTCTCGCCTGGCGACAGCGTCGAGGTGACGGTGCTCGAGGATCCATCGCTCAACCGCCAGGTGCTGATCCTGCCGGACGGGCGCATCTCTCTGCCGATCGCCGGCACGGTGATGGCTATGGGCTCGACGCCGGATCAGCTTGCGGCGAAGATCCGCGGGCGGCTCAGCAGCGTGTTCGTGACGCCGCCAACGGTCACCGTCTCCGCCATCGGCCTTGCGCAGAGCGCCATTGAAGAGGAGAATCCCGAGGTCATCTACGTGCTGGGCGAGGTGCGGTCCCCCGGCGCCTTCGCGTTCAAGAAACCCATGAACGTGGCGCAGACGCTCGCTCTCGCCGGCGGGCCCGGGCCATTCGCCGCGCGCAGCCGCATCCAGATCCACCGCATGGTGGACGGCGTGGAGACCGTAGAGATCTTCGACTATGAATCGCTCGAGGACGGCGACAGCGCGGTGATCGGTCCGGTGCTCGCCGATGGGGACATCATCGTGGTGCCCGAGCGCAGCCTGTTCGACTGA
- a CDS encoding sulfotransferase family protein — protein sequence MASNSRAKVFCVGFQKTGTTSINAALTRLGYNVASVWGYYRGYDRLKATYVEECLKLAKKRDAVEDMPWPLLFRELDQAFPGAKFILTWRESERWLKSICTHFGANPHPMQELTYGREHPAPVGHEARYVEVYEAHNAAVRAHFQDRPDDLLEMNLENGDGWAALCPFIGAPIPDEPFPRANTVSSRDALSYKLMKRVQHVRGRLFG from the coding sequence ATGGCTTCAAATTCGCGCGCGAAGGTTTTCTGCGTCGGATTTCAGAAAACCGGAACCACGTCGATCAACGCGGCGCTAACCAGGCTGGGATACAATGTCGCTTCGGTCTGGGGCTACTATCGCGGATACGACAGGCTGAAGGCGACCTATGTCGAGGAATGTCTGAAGCTGGCGAAAAAGCGCGACGCCGTGGAGGACATGCCTTGGCCGCTCCTGTTCAGGGAGCTCGACCAAGCGTTTCCTGGCGCGAAATTTATCCTGACCTGGCGCGAATCCGAGCGTTGGTTGAAGAGCATATGCACGCATTTTGGCGCAAATCCGCACCCGATGCAGGAACTCACCTATGGGCGCGAACATCCCGCGCCGGTCGGTCACGAAGCGCGCTACGTCGAGGTTTACGAGGCGCATAACGCCGCCGTGCGCGCCCATTTCCAGGACCGTCCAGACGATCTGCTCGAGATGAATCTCGAGAATGGCGACGGCTGGGCGGCGCTCTGCCCGTTCATCGGCGCGCCAATCCCGGACGAGCCGTTTCCGCGGGCGAACACCGTCTCGTCGCGCGACGCGCTCAGCTACAAGCTGATGAAACGGGTCCAACATGTCCGCGGCCGGCTTTTCGGTTAA